The sequence TCTAACGTGGTCGACACCTGCGCGGCGGGCGATTCATTCGCCGCGGGTTATTTAGCTGCGCGCCTTACTGGCGAGAGCGCTACCGACGCAGCCGAACTTGGCCACCAACTGGCTTCCATCGTTATTCAATACTCTGGCGCAATCATCCCCGTGAGCGCTATGAGCCAACTGATTAAAAAATAAAATAAAAGCGGAATTATTATGTCTCAAGAAATGATCAACAAACTTAAGCAATTCAAAGTTATCCCTGTTATCCAAATCAACAAGGTTGAACACGCGATTCCACTGGCAAAAGTGTTGGTAGAAAACGGCCTACCAGTTGCTGAAGTGACATTTCGCACTGAAGCGGCAGCAGACGCGATTCGTGCGATGCGTGACGCCTACCCAGAGATGTGTATCGGTGCTGGCACAGTATTAACGCCAGCGCAAATTGACCTTGCGAAAGAGTCGGGCAGCGAATTCATCGTAGCTCCGGGCCTGAATCCAAACACCGTAAAACGTTGCCAAGAAATCGGCATGCCAATCGTTCCGGGCGTAAACAACCCAAGCCAAGTTGAGCAAGCGCTGGAACTGGGCCTTAACTTCTTGAAGTTCTTCCCTGCAGAAGCGTCTGGTGGCATCAACATGGTGAAGTCTCTGCTAGCGCCATACGTTGATGTGTCTTTGATGCCAACGGGCGGTATCGGTAAACACAACGTCAATGACTACCTAGCAGTCGATCGCGTGGTGTGCTGTGGTGGTACTTGGATGGTCTCTCCAAAGATGATTGAGAACGAGCAGTGGGATGAGATTGCAGTGTTGGTTCGTGAAGCCGTTGAGTTGGTGAAATAGTTAAATTTAGATTTTATTAAAATAAATAATAGCTACTGAATATGAGCAGTAGCTATAAATACATTTCATACAATCAAAATAATTAATAAGAAATAAAAAGGTAGTCTCCGAATTTACACTTTTCTGCATATATCAATGTGCGGTGGGTTTTTATAATCATAATATCGGTGAACTATGAAAAAATTACTTCCTTTAACACTACTAGCATTATTACCAATGACCTCAACTGCCGGGGGTTATGTCGATTTAAGGGCAGAGTATCGAAGTACGACAGATCAGTATCGAAGTCGTTTTATTGTTGGTCACCATTTTGATAATGGGTATGGTTTAGAAACACTGACAAATGTTCGACATGCAGCGGGAGCGTATGACGAAACGAAGGTGATTAATACCGAGTTTACCCATTATTACACCTATGCCATCAATGACAATTTTATGCTGAACCCTGGCGTAGTGATGAATTTTCAAGGCTCAAATACCTTCTTGATGCCTTATCTAAAGCTTAATTACAACTTTGACAATGGGCTCTTTGTACATGGCCGTTATCGTTATGACTTTTCGACCGAAGCTTTAGTGAATGACTATGGCAATGAAGAGACAGCAAAGCGAAACCGTTATGATATTTGGACGGGATACAATACAGACAAATACATGATTTCGTATGCCTTTACGTATTTCGATCAGATTACGCATCATACGACAGAGCTCGCAACCGGCGATCTAAATGCCCGCGAGCATACCGTCAAAGCAGTCTACAAATGGAAACCAACAGTGAGGCCATACGCTGAAGTGGTTGATGCGGATACGGTGCAATCAGAAAACGATAAAACGGATTGGCGTTTCCGAGTTGGTGTTAATTTCTCATTTTAATACAACAGAGCCACATTATTTTTGTGAATAGGCTCTGATAAATAAAATACAATGAAAGTTATATAGGAAAATTAATAATGAAAAAAACTATATTGTCACTATTGATATCCGGTTCAGTAGTTTCTCCAATGGCTTTAGCAATGGCTCCAAATACAGACTTGAATTTAATGCCTTATCCACAAACTGTGGAATTAAAATCAGGCCAAGTGAAAGTAGATGGTAATTTTAAAGTTTATATCAAAGGCTTTAACTCTGACCGTGTCGAATATACGGCGAAACGCTTTATTGATCGCCTTGAGCGTCAGACGGGTGTGCCGATTCTAAATTGGCAGGTTGATAGTGAAGACGAAGCGAACCTGATCATTGATATCGACGCGGCGCCAAAATCTGAAGTACAAAATATCGACTCCGAAGAGTCCTACAAAATTACCACTCAGGGTGAGCAAATCACGTTGAGCGCACCAAGCCCATACGGCGCAATTCACGGCATCGAAACCCTTTTACAGCTCGTTGAAACCACAGCGACTGGCTACCATATTCCTGCCGTAACAATTGTCGATGAGCCTCGCTTCCGCTGGCGTGGTGTTTCTTACGATACTTCACGTCACTTTATTGAATTCGATGTGCTAATTCGTCAGTTAGATGCGATGGCTTCGGCGAAGATGAATGTGTTCCATTGGCACTTCTGGGACGACCAAGGCATTCGCATTCAAACCGAATCATGGCCGCGTCTGTGGTCTGAAACCGCTGATGGTAATTACTACACCAAAGACCAAGTTCGTTACCTAGTTGAGTATGCACGTAATCTTGGTATTCGTGTTATCCCTGAGGTCTCTCTACCGGGTCACTCTTCTGCCGTGGCTCATGCTTACCCACGCCTGATGTCTGGTGCAGAAGGTCAAAGCTATGATCAAGAGCGTGGCTGGGGCGTGTTTGAACCATTGATGGATCCGTTGAATCCAGAGCTTTATGACATGCTAGGTGATGTATTTGACGAAGTGACCGAACTGTTCCCTGATGAGTATTTCCATATCGGCGGCGATGAGCCGAATTACGCGCAATGGAAAAACAGCGAAAAGCACCAACGGTTCATTGAAGAGAACAATATCGATGGCGAGCGTGGTCTGCAGTCTTACCTCAATGTAAAAGTTGAGAAGATGCTCGAAGAGCGCGGTAAGAAGATGACCGGTTGGGATGAGATTTGGCATAAAGATCTGCCGACTTCAATCGTGATTCAAAGCTGGCAAGGACACGACAGCATTGGTCGTGCTGCGAAAGAGGGCTACCCAGGTATTCTTTCTACGGGTTATTACCTAGATCAACCTCAGCCGACTAGCTACCACTATCGCAATGATCCAATGCCAAGTGGCATCACAGTTGACGATAAGCTGCACAGCGGCGAAAAATTCGTGACGTACCAATGGCAGAAGCCTCGTTCAAAAGGCGGCCCACGTAAGGGAACACTGACTATCATTGAAGCGAAAGACGGCACTTTCCGCGCATTTAGTGATTACAACGGCAAGTCTCGCGAAGAGATCTTCATCCTTGATTATGTGCCGGGTAAAACCTTTGTTGGCCACTTCGATAACTTCATGTCGTACACCGAATTCAACCTAAATCTGAATTCAAATGGTTTTGCCGAAGGCAGTTACCAATTGGTCGGTAATGTACGTTGGCCAACTACAGGTGACGTGATTGCGAGCAGTGATGTTGAAGGCAGCGTGATTCCTGAACCGAATGGTGGTTACCCTGCGGAATTAACCGATAAAGAAAAAGAGCTTATCTTGGGCGGCGAGATCACTATGTGGCTAGAGAACAAAGACAGCCTCACGGTTGAAAACTACCTATGGCCGCGCAGCTACGCGATTGCAGAGCGCTTCTGGTCTGATGCAGAATTGACGGACGAACGCAGCATGTATAAGCGTATGAAGGCGATGGATACATGGTCTGAAGTGTCGGTTGGACTTCGTCATCATGCGGACGCTGACATGCTGTTAAAACGTATTGCCAAAGGGCAGGATATCCACGACCTGCGCGTGCTTGCGAAATATACTGAACCAGCACAGTACTATGCGCGCAACTGGGAGAAGTGGAATTCTACTGAACCTAAGGGCACTTTATACAGCCAATACGAGCGTCTAAACCGCTTCGTTGATGCTTTGCCAGTGGAAAGCTACGCCGTGTATGAGATGCAAGACTTGGTTAATGAAGTGGCGACAGGCAATCAACAAGCACTAGAGCAACTCGCTGAGCATTATCAGCAAGCAAAATCGGCTGCTCTTGCCGCTGAGACTGTCTTCGCAGGTAATGTGTCTTCGGTAGAGACTGTGGTGGTTGCAGAGAAAACCGCGGAAGTAGCAGACTTGGCGTTAACCTTGATTGCTAAAGCACAAGCGGGCGAAAAAGTTCGAGCATCAGATGCGAATGCCTACCAAGCAATACTGTCTGAATCAGCGAAAATCTATGATGAATCGATCATCGCGATTGTTCGCCCGACAGAGTTATTGTTGAAGCAGTTGGCTGAGTAAGTCGTTAACTGATTAGCGAATAAGTCACACGCCAATAAGTGAATCAAAACCGTCCTCTGTGGGCGGTTTTTTAGTTTTAGCTTCTCAATCGGATTTGAATTCTAAACTCTATGTAAGCGACTACTTACTATCAATGTTCTGTAGCGTTAACGTGAATGTCATACCTTGATCTGGGTTGTTCTTGGCTATCAAGGTGCCTTGCATATCCCGTACATTGTTGGCTGTAATCGCTAGCCCTAACCCCAAACCTTCACCCATCTTCTTGTTGGTATGAAACGGTTCGAAAATGGTTTCGAGTTGATCTTCAGATACACCACAACCGTTATCTTTAACCTTGATGATCACGCGTTGTTGCTCGGTATGAGCGCTGATAATAATGGTCGCTGGCGTCTGATTTTTCGTGGCATCGACGGCATTTTTAAGTAGGTTGCCAAGCACTTGTCTGAGTCGCGCCTCTTCTCCCATCACCATCGAAATATTTGAAGCGACACGCACGCGCATATCGACGTTTTCCAATTCGGCTTGATGAATACGCAGGGTTTCTTGCAGTGCGTCTGTCAGTGATACTGGGTAAGGCTTTTCAAGCCTTTTAAAGGCGAACGACTTCAACTGGCTGGTCATGTTGGCCATTCGGTCGATGAGGCTCATCACGAGATCCATGTTCGCTTTCAACATCTTGGTCTCGCCTCTTTCCATCAGTAATTGATTACTTGAAAGCAGGGTTTTTAGACCAGTAAGCGGTTGGTTAAGCTCATGAGTGATCGCACTCGACATCCGCCCTAATGCGGCAAGTTTGCTTGATTCCACCAGTTCTTGCTGCGCATCTTTGAGGTCTTGTGTTCGCTCTTCGACGCGCAGTTGCAGCGTTTTATTGGCTTCCTGAACTGCGATCTCCGCTTTCTTACGTTTACTGATATCAATTACGGTACACAGGTAATAAGTCGTGGCATGCCAAGGAAAGGCGCTAATAGAGAACAACACCGGGAAGTAACTGCCATCGCTGCGCCTCGCCATAGTTTCGACGCTGGTGATCTCAGCCAGTTCTTGGTGTTGTTCCAAGTTCTTGAGCAATTGTAAGCTGGTTGAATTCGGGTTGCCGGCTTCAAATAACTGCCACGCCTTGATATTGCTGATCATTGAATCAGATAGGGAAAAGTAGTTCTTCGCCATCAGGTTGATATCGTGGATGCGACCGTGTTTATCGATCAGTATCAACCCAACATGGGTTTTATTGATCATCCCAGACAGTCGTTTCTCAGACTCTTCGATAAGCTTTTGGATTCGCAGATTGCTGAGTTTTTTCTGGCGTCTTTGATAAAGAATAACCAGTAATAACAGGACGAAAAGACAGCCCACCGCGACACTCCAGCTGATCCAGTTAGTGGTTTGGTTGAGGCTAGTTAATGGGGTGAGGTAGGTTAAACGCCAATTAAGGTCATCTAACTTGATTGACTGAATCAGGTAATCTTTATCTTGCAGTCGCCACACGCGTATATGGGTTTGGTCATACAACTCGCGTTTTGTGGCTGTCGGCTGAGAGTTGAAGGTGTCATTGAACCAATCGGCACTCAGTCGGTGATCACTGGAGAGAAAGAACTGATCTCGAGGGTTTTGGAATAGTATCGCTTCACCATCGGCAAACCATTGATCGGTTAGTAACGATAAGTCGATTTGCACCGCCACAATTCCCACTACATCGGATGCTCTGTAAACGGGTGCAGCAATAAAGTAATCGGGAGTGACACCCTTGTTTTTTGTCACCACTGAAATCGCGCCACCTTGAAGGTGGATCTTAGAAACAATCGTGCTGGCGTTGTTTTTGCTCAGTTTGCTTCTTTCGACACTCGATACCAACAAATCACCTTCGCCAGAAAGCAGATACCAGCCCTTGGTATTGGCGGCTTTATCCAATTGAATCAGTTGTTTCTTGATACGTTTTTCAAGGCGGTCTTCACCATCGATAAAACGAACCGTGGTTTCATCATTGGTTACCAGGTAGGGCAGATAATAGAAACGCTTAAGGGTTCGCCTCGCTTCTGCAATGTAACCAAGGAAGCGTTGTTCGGCGTAGCGTTGGGCTTGCTCGAGTTTCCACTGGCTAATTCCATTTTTGGTGGTGACCTGCACCAATCCAATCAATAAACAGGCACATAGGAATAACCAATATCGATTGTTGTTAACCATTCTTGATTAAATCCTTTTAAAATTAGTGATTTACCTATCTAGATTAATGAGATACGAAGCTTCACTGTTTTATTGCTTGGAAGGTGGAGTGTGGGACAAATCGAAGCTAACAAACATTATTAAACTGTTAAAGGAGTGTTATTCAAAGTGGGAGCTAGCTCCTTTTCGTCTGCGCCTTTTTTACATACCGTGGGCGACATTATCCAGATGTAAGCGACGGAACCAAACTATGCAGCGTATTGCTTTAATTGAAGATGACGCGATTGTGCGTCAAGCAACCAGCCAATGGTTACAGTTGGCTGGCTTTGATGTCACCGCATTTGAAGTGGGGCAAGATGCGTTAGATGCTGTAGAGCTGAGTGATTTTCAGACCATCATCACCGATGTTCGCTTACCTGATATTGATGGTGTTGAACTGCTAAGACGCTTTAAAAGCCTTGTGCCAGATGTGCCCGTTATCTTGATTACAGGTCACGGTGATGTCGATATGGCGGTGAAATCGCTACAGCAAGGTGCCTATGATTTCATTGAAAAGCCGTTCGACCCAGAGCGCCTATCTCAAACGGTATCGGAAGCGGTCGACAAGCATCAAAGTGGCCAAGACAGAAACCGTCGTCAGAACTATCTGGATAACCTTAAGGGCATTGAACAGGTGCTGATTGGTCGCAGCAAGGTGATGTGTGAATTACGCGAGCAAATACAAAAAGTCGCCTCGATTGATACCAATGTGATCATTTATGGTGAAACCGGCTGTGGTAAAGAGCTGGTCGCTTCTTGTCTGCATGAGTTTAGCCAGCGTAAAACCCATCCATTTGTGCCGCTCAACTGTGGTGCGATTCCAGAAAATCTCTTTGAAAGCGAGTTGTTTGGGCATGAAGCTGGTGCGTTTACTGGTGCCGCCAAGCGACGCATTGGTAAGCTTGAATTTGCCGACAAAGGCACGGTGTTTCTTGATGAAATAGAGAGTATGCCGCTGTCGATGCAGGTAAAAGTGCTGCGAACCTTGCAAGATAATGTTGTAGAACGCGTGGGTGGTAATCAGCAACAACATGTTGATCTACGAGTGGTCTCTGCTTCGAAAAGCGATCTACTTAATCATCCTGATTTTCGCCAAGATCTTTTCTATCGTTTGAACGTTGCCCAACTGCATTTACCTCCACTCAGTGATCGCGAAGAAGATGCCTTGCTTTTGTTTGAACACTTTACCCAAGAAGCGAACAGTGAAACCCGAGTTGCCAGTGAGGCCGATCGTTATGCCTTGTTGTCGTATGCATGGCCGGGTAATGTGCGCGAACTGCGTAACGTGGCGATTCGTTTTGCGCTGGATGAAAGCCTGACCGTCGGGGATATTTTGGCGTGTCGACCTAACTCAGTAACAGAATCAACCACGGCAGGCATCCCATTGGCGGTTCAGGTTCAGAGCTTTGAGCGAAAAGTGATTCATGATGCGCTAGTGCGTTATCAAGGGCGCATCAATGATGTGATGCAAGACTTGGATTTACCCCGCCGAACATTGAATCAAAAAATGGTGCGCTATGCGTTGAACCGAAGCGATTATGTCGATTCGTAAGTGATGAGGAGATGAGAGGTGCTGTCATAAATCAATGAGCAAAAAATGGCTCACCTCATATTTGTTACTTTATAAACATTGATCACATAAATACGACGCAGTGTGACTTATCTATCTTTAAATAGATGTTAAAGCTTACTTTGAATAAGCAAAAAATAGCTCATTGATTCGTGGTCAAATAAGCAAGAAATAGCTCACTTCAAATGAGATTTGGAATTAAATTCAATTAAAACAGTGATTTAAAAACTGGCATTGCGCTTGCTATCTAACGATTGTTGTTAACAAAAATATAACGTGAATAACTCTACATGGAGAGTAACAATGAAATACAACAAGCTAGTTAAAACTTTAGCAATCGCAATGGCCTCTATTGGCCTTATCAGCAACGCCTCAGCTCAAGAAGATCGCAGCTACATTTTAGCGACGGCCTCAACGGGTGGTACTTACTATCCAGTGGGGGTGGCTTTAGCGACATTGAGTAAAGTTAAGCTTGCGCCAAAGCAGCACTTTTCTTTAGCGGCTATCAGCTCTGCGGGATCGGGCGAGAACGTGAAACTTCTCAATGAGAACGAAGCACAGTTTGCCATTTTGCAAGGTTTGTATGGTGCATGGGCGTGGCAAGGGCTTGGTCCATATGAGAAGTCAGGCAGTCAAAAACAACTGCGTTCAGTCTCTATGCTATGGCAAAACGTTGAACACTTTATTGTGCGCTCTGATCTGACAGAAACGGGCACCATGAGTGATTTAGAAAATCTAAACGGCAAAAAATTCTCTATCGGTAAGAAGAACTCAGGTACAGAGAATTCAGGACGCCAGATCATGCAAGGCCTGTCGGTTAACCCAGAACAATTTAAACTCGCCTTTATGGGTTACGGCGGCAGTGCAAGTGCACTACAAAATGGCACCATTGATGGCATGAATACGCCTGCTGGTGTGCCTGTTGGTGCGGTAACTCAAGCCTTTGCAGCCTTGGGTGAAGACATTCAAATCCTGTCATTTACCGATGCGCAAATCAAACAAGCGAACGGCGATTACAATATCTGGACCAAGTACGAGATCCCAGCTAACACTTACCCTGGTGTTGATAAGCCGATCACCACTATCGCTCAACCTAACTTCCTAGCGGTTCGTGAAGACATCTCTGAAGAAGATGTTTATCAGCTGACTAAAGCTATCTATGAAAACCTACCTTTCCTACAAGGTATCCACAAAGCAACCAAAGCAATGGCTCTCGAGAAAGGGATCGCAGGTCTGCCTGTTCCACTTCACCCGGGCGCTGCACGTTACTACCAAGAAGTGGGCATCGATGTCCCTTCTGAGTTGATCGTCAACTAACGGTTTCGACAACTAACCGTCTTCGTCAATTCAAAAAACACCCTTCGTAACTAAATTGCTAGGTGCGCGTTCATATTGTGAATGTGTTCGTGCACCTCCTCACTTTATGGATTTTCTCTTCGTGTTTGCTGCGGAGAGCAGGAGTTTTCTATGAGCGATTCGCTGCAGCAGGAACTGAAAAAATTTGAACTGCCGACCCGAACGGATTTTCCGTGGGTAGGCAAAGTGATAACAACCATGGGAGTAATCCTCTCGCTGTTACACATTTGGTTTAACACCTTATCTACCTTGCCAGAGCTTTGGATCTCGGCGACCCACTTTGCTGGCTTTGCGATCATTTGTGCACTTTGGTATCCCGCCCATATCTCATTGAAAAGAAGCAAAATTGCTTTGGCTGTCGATATCGGAATTGCCTTGGCGGCTCTGGCTTGTCTTATCTACATTCCCTTTGCAGAAGATGCACTTTATGAGCGAGGCGTGAAGTTTATCGCCAGTGATTGGTTCTTCTCTATCTTGGCAATTGCCATTGTTATTGAGCTGATTCGTCGCACCATGGGTTGGTTTATTCCGGTGCTTATCTTGGTGTGTTTGAGTTATGTGGTGCTGTGGGGGCAATGGACCAGCGGCATCTTCCATTTCCCGGGTTTGAGCCTTGAAACTCTGCTTTATCGAAGCTTTTACTCATCAGAAGGGATGTTTGGTTCTATCTCAAGAATCAGCTGGACCTTCGTGTTTATGTTCATCCTATTTGGTGCATTCTTAGTGCGTTCGGGTGTCGGTGATTACATCATTGATGTGTCTCGCGCAGCGGCTGGCAAGGTGATTGGTGGCCCTGGTTTCATCGCGGTAATTGGCTCAGGCTTAATGGGGTCAGTGTCTGGTTCGAGCGTAGCAAACACCGTATCGACGGGCGTGATCAGTATTCCCTTAATGCAAAAGGCAGGCTTCCCTTCGCGTTTCGCGGCAGGTGTTGAAGCGGCTGCATCGACGGGCGGGCAGTTGATGCCACCGGTGATGGGTGCGGGTGCGTTTATCATGGCGTCGTACACGCAGATCCCTTATGTCGACATCATTGCGGTTTCCTTCTTACCTGCGCTTATCTACTTTTTGTCTGTGGCATTTTTCGTACGTATTGAAGCAAAACGCAGTGGCGTGCAAAAAGTCACTTCTGGCTGTGAACCTCTATTGAAGGTATTGCTGTCGGGTTGGCACAACCTAATCCCACTAGCGGTGTTGGTGACTCTGTTGGTGAAGGGCTTCACACCGACTTACGCTGCGGGTATCTCGATTCTGTCTGTCGTAGTGGCTTCATGGTTCTCTAAAAATCACAAAATGGGACCAAAGGCGATCATTGAAGCGCTTTCTCAAGGCGCAAAGAACATGGCGACCACGGCGGTGTTGTTGGTGGGTATTGGATTAGTTATCAACGTGATCAGCACGACTGGTATTGGTAACACCTTCTCATTGATGATCAACAGCTGGGCGAACGGCGACTTGTTGGTGATGATAGCTTTAATCGCGCTGGCATCTTTGATTTTGGGTATGGGCTTACCAGTAACCGCGGCTTATATCGTGTTGGGTACTCTGTCTGCTCCAGCCTTGTACAAACTGATTGCTGAAAGCCAGTTGCTCGACTTGTTGGTTTCGGGTCAGTTACCTGAACAGGCGAAAGCTATCTTCATGTTGGCGGCACCAGAAAAATTAGATTTACTGAATGCGCCAATGGCTCTCGAAACAGCCAAAGAGATGATTGCGTTAGTACCTGCTGATTTTGTGGAAACCCTGCTTGAGCAAAGCTTAGGCTTAGAAGCGATTAGCCTTGCACTGCTTTCTGCACACTTGATTATTTTTTGGCTGTCGCAAGACAGCAACGTGACGCCACCTGTTTGTTTAACTGCATTTGCGGCTGCGACCATTGCGAAAACCCCACCGATGAGAACCGGTTTAATGGCATGGAAGATAGCAAAAGGCTTGTATTTGGTGCCATTGCTGATTGCTTACACCAACTTGGTAAGTTGGGATGTGACCTCCGTTTTGGTCACAGGTGGTTTTGCTATTATTGGTACTTACGCGTTTGTTGCTGCGATTGAAGGCTATTTAGAAAGTAAAATTAATCTGCTGACTCGTGTTGTGTTAATCGTGCTGGGTGTGGCATTGGTTTGGCCTGATATTTCAGTCGTGATTCGTCTAGTGTGCGTAGCACTTTTCGTTGGCCTCTTTATTCACACGGCTCGTCAATACGATGCGAATCAAGTGAAAAAGGAATCGGAAGATGAGCAAGAATCGTTGCCTCAAACCGAACCTGACACTGTCGCGTCTTCCCTATAATTAAAAGGATTGAATGTAGGAATATTATGAACTCAACATACGACTATATTATCGTTGGTGGTGGCATTGTTGGCGTGTCGACGGCATGGCAATTACAGCAAGCTCACCCTGATAAAAGTATCCTTTTAGTCGAAAAGGAGCGTGGCTTCGCGCAGCACCAAACTGGCCATAACAGTGGTGTGATTCACGCTGGCGTTTACTACGCTCCGGGCAGTTTAAAGGCGGATTTTTGTAAGCGTGGCGTCGAGCGCACCATCGCCTTTTGTAGCCAACACGATATCCCTGTCGAAAACTGTGGCAAGCTGTTGGTCGCGACCAATGAGCAGGAAGTTGAGCGAATGAATGCTCTCTATCAACGTTGTCATGATAACGACATTGATGTCGATCTCTTGGATCAAGCGCAACTGAAACTTGCAGAGCCTAACATCACCGGTTTGGGCGCGATTTATGTCAAAACCACTAGTATTGTCGACTACAAAAAAGTCACCGAAGTGATGGCTCAGCAGTTTGTTGAGGCGGGTGGCGAGTTGAGCTTAGGCGCAGAAGTAATCATGGCAGATGAGCAAGACGATGAGGTGCAACTGACCTGCAAAGTGGATGGTCAAACTCTACAACTGAACAGCCGATTCTTGATCACTTGTTCTGGTTTGATGGCCGATAGAATGACTAGCATGCTTGGCATCGAAACCGACTTCCAAATCGTGCCTTATCGCGGTGAGTATTATCAGTTGGACGCC comes from Vibrio bathopelagicus and encodes:
- a CDS encoding bifunctional 4-hydroxy-2-oxoglutarate aldolase/2-dehydro-3-deoxy-phosphogluconate aldolase, encoding MSQEMINKLKQFKVIPVIQINKVEHAIPLAKVLVENGLPVAEVTFRTEAAADAIRAMRDAYPEMCIGAGTVLTPAQIDLAKESGSEFIVAPGLNPNTVKRCQEIGMPIVPGVNNPSQVEQALELGLNFLKFFPAEASGGINMVKSLLAPYVDVSLMPTGGIGKHNVNDYLAVDRVVCCGGTWMVSPKMIENEQWDEIAVLVREAVELVK
- a CDS encoding oligogalacturonate-specific porin KdgM family protein, yielding MKKLLPLTLLALLPMTSTAGGYVDLRAEYRSTTDQYRSRFIVGHHFDNGYGLETLTNVRHAAGAYDETKVINTEFTHYYTYAINDNFMLNPGVVMNFQGSNTFLMPYLKLNYNFDNGLFVHGRYRYDFSTEALVNDYGNEETAKRNRYDIWTGYNTDKYMISYAFTYFDQITHHTTELATGDLNAREHTVKAVYKWKPTVRPYAEVVDADTVQSENDKTDWRFRVGVNFSF
- a CDS encoding family 20 glycosylhydrolase, whose product is MKKTILSLLISGSVVSPMALAMAPNTDLNLMPYPQTVELKSGQVKVDGNFKVYIKGFNSDRVEYTAKRFIDRLERQTGVPILNWQVDSEDEANLIIDIDAAPKSEVQNIDSEESYKITTQGEQITLSAPSPYGAIHGIETLLQLVETTATGYHIPAVTIVDEPRFRWRGVSYDTSRHFIEFDVLIRQLDAMASAKMNVFHWHFWDDQGIRIQTESWPRLWSETADGNYYTKDQVRYLVEYARNLGIRVIPEVSLPGHSSAVAHAYPRLMSGAEGQSYDQERGWGVFEPLMDPLNPELYDMLGDVFDEVTELFPDEYFHIGGDEPNYAQWKNSEKHQRFIEENNIDGERGLQSYLNVKVEKMLEERGKKMTGWDEIWHKDLPTSIVIQSWQGHDSIGRAAKEGYPGILSTGYYLDQPQPTSYHYRNDPMPSGITVDDKLHSGEKFVTYQWQKPRSKGGPRKGTLTIIEAKDGTFRAFSDYNGKSREEIFILDYVPGKTFVGHFDNFMSYTEFNLNLNSNGFAEGSYQLVGNVRWPTTGDVIASSDVEGSVIPEPNGGYPAELTDKEKELILGGEITMWLENKDSLTVENYLWPRSYAIAERFWSDAELTDERSMYKRMKAMDTWSEVSVGLRHHADADMLLKRIAKGQDIHDLRVLAKYTEPAQYYARNWEKWNSTEPKGTLYSQYERLNRFVDALPVESYAVYEMQDLVNEVATGNQQALEQLAEHYQQAKSAALAAETVFAGNVSSVETVVVAEKTAEVADLALTLIAKAQAGEKVRASDANAYQAILSESAKIYDESIIAIVRPTELLLKQLAE
- a CDS encoding ATP-binding protein, whose protein sequence is MVNNNRYWLFLCACLLIGLVQVTTKNGISQWKLEQAQRYAEQRFLGYIAEARRTLKRFYYLPYLVTNDETTVRFIDGEDRLEKRIKKQLIQLDKAANTKGWYLLSGEGDLLVSSVERSKLSKNNASTIVSKIHLQGGAISVVTKNKGVTPDYFIAAPVYRASDVVGIVAVQIDLSLLTDQWFADGEAILFQNPRDQFFLSSDHRLSADWFNDTFNSQPTATKRELYDQTHIRVWRLQDKDYLIQSIKLDDLNWRLTYLTPLTSLNQTTNWISWSVAVGCLFVLLLLVILYQRRQKKLSNLRIQKLIEESEKRLSGMINKTHVGLILIDKHGRIHDINLMAKNYFSLSDSMISNIKAWQLFEAGNPNSTSLQLLKNLEQHQELAEITSVETMARRSDGSYFPVLFSISAFPWHATTYYLCTVIDISKRKKAEIAVQEANKTLQLRVEERTQDLKDAQQELVESSKLAALGRMSSAITHELNQPLTGLKTLLSSNQLLMERGETKMLKANMDLVMSLIDRMANMTSQLKSFAFKRLEKPYPVSLTDALQETLRIHQAELENVDMRVRVASNISMVMGEEARLRQVLGNLLKNAVDATKNQTPATIIISAHTEQQRVIIKVKDNGCGVSEDQLETIFEPFHTNKKMGEGLGLGLAITANNVRDMQGTLIAKNNPDQGMTFTLTLQNIDSK
- a CDS encoding sigma-54-dependent transcriptional regulator; the encoded protein is MQRIALIEDDAIVRQATSQWLQLAGFDVTAFEVGQDALDAVELSDFQTIITDVRLPDIDGVELLRRFKSLVPDVPVILITGHGDVDMAVKSLQQGAYDFIEKPFDPERLSQTVSEAVDKHQSGQDRNRRQNYLDNLKGIEQVLIGRSKVMCELREQIQKVASIDTNVIIYGETGCGKELVASCLHEFSQRKTHPFVPLNCGAIPENLFESELFGHEAGAFTGAAKRRIGKLEFADKGTVFLDEIESMPLSMQVKVLRTLQDNVVERVGGNQQQHVDLRVVSASKSDLLNHPDFRQDLFYRLNVAQLHLPPLSDREEDALLLFEHFTQEANSETRVASEADRYALLSYAWPGNVRELRNVAIRFALDESLTVGDILACRPNSVTESTTAGIPLAVQVQSFERKVIHDALVRYQGRINDVMQDLDLPRRTLNQKMVRYALNRSDYVDS
- a CDS encoding TAXI family TRAP transporter solute-binding subunit translates to MKYNKLVKTLAIAMASIGLISNASAQEDRSYILATASTGGTYYPVGVALATLSKVKLAPKQHFSLAAISSAGSGENVKLLNENEAQFAILQGLYGAWAWQGLGPYEKSGSQKQLRSVSMLWQNVEHFIVRSDLTETGTMSDLENLNGKKFSIGKKNSGTENSGRQIMQGLSVNPEQFKLAFMGYGGSASALQNGTIDGMNTPAGVPVGAVTQAFAALGEDIQILSFTDAQIKQANGDYNIWTKYEIPANTYPGVDKPITTIAQPNFLAVREDISEEDVYQLTKAIYENLPFLQGIHKATKAMALEKGIAGLPVPLHPGAARYYQEVGIDVPSELIVN